The Marasmius oreades isolate 03SP1 chromosome 2, whole genome shotgun sequence genomic sequence AGCTTCGGGGACAGAGTCAGAAAGTTCCAAACCGAAGGAATGAACCTGGCCCGGTTTTTGTTGCTCTGGTTCTCGTGGTATATCTTCATTTTCCTCAGTTTCAGGTTCGAAAAGGTCGTCTATCTGAATTGGTTGAGGAGACGGTGCGTTTGATAAACTACTCGTATCGTCGTCGGCCTTCTGTGTTGCCTCCTGCTCATCTTTCGTCTCGCGATCTTTAGTCTGAGCGTGGATAATTTCGGTGTCCGACAAACCGAGTTCCCGTGCACCTTCAGTGGGTTCCGGGCCAGACACCGCACCTGAAGGCGGTTCTTCCGGGTCCCTACTatgagcttctcgagaaggcTCGATCTATAATTACCATGTTTAATGCAAAGTTTCCAACGAGAGGCAATTGACACTACCTCGGTAGTGGAGGTGAAAGTTACACCTGGAGTGCTTGAGGAAGGTTTTGCGGCATCTTCCATATGAAGTTGGGTGGCTTCATCTGTTCTCTCCTTGAGACGAGGTCAACATGAGGCGCTGTTACTGATGAGGACATGCGAACTTTGGACTCGAGTTGTATTACCGCACTATTTTGACCGTTTCGAATGGTTTCAATCTCGCTCCATATTCTCCTGTTCGAGTTCATCGTGAGATTATCTTACAGAGTAAGCAGTGATGACCTACTTGAatttctcctcttcttcaccaaTCAATTCTCGTAACTGGATATATCGAGCTTGATATCGTACTTTGGCTAGCTTCAGATTGAGAGGTGCTTGCAAAAAGTGAGAGGATGACCAAAACAGGTGGCTTGGAGTATCCTACCACGAACGGCAACATCTTCTTCAGTGCTATGCGATCGAGTAAATTGTACGAGCGTGATTCATAGAAAGTGATACCCACATTTCAAGAGAGGCTTCCCTTCTGAGATGTGTGTAGAATGCTTGACAGGACTGGAGAAAGCGAATATGATCATGAGGATGGATAACAGCCGTTCGGCAAGTCGAAAGACAAACTTGGGGGGTAAAAAAGGACTTTGGATGGGACAAAAGAGGATGCTTGGAAAGAAGCTTGGCTACATCAGACCAAGAATCTCCACCTAGTTCATAGACGGCCTGTGCAAGGATTAAAGCGTCGAGATTCGTGAGGGCAGACACGTCTGGATCGCGTCGGGTCATTGGAAAAGGCTGTTTACGTAATGTATGTGACATGGGCATGCGACATCTGTGACATGACGTTATTCGCACCCCGTTGACGTTCGTAACCACCCAACTCAACCAATTGTCACACtactctttcctttcctccacCACCATGAAGCTTTCCGCAGTATTCCTTGCTCTCATTCCTTTTGTTTTTGCAGACGTTCATAAGATCAAACTAGAGAAAGTTCCTCCCTCACTTCCCAATCCTGACCTTGAGGTTCTACACCTTGCAAACAAGTATGAATCCTCTTCTCAGACCCCTCTCATGGGTGCTGGAGGGCAGGGAAGGCGCTTCAGGCAAGGTGACTTGTACTGGACACAGGAAATGGCCAAAGGTGGCCATAACGTGCCCCTTAGTAGTACGTGTTGTCGTTTCATCCTATTGTCGGTCGCCTATCAATGCGTGCTTCAGACTACATGAATGCACAATACTTCTCGGAGATCTCTATTGGAACACCCCCGCAGTCGGTCAGTGTGCAGGTCCAATTATCAATTTCAAAAGAATTGACTAATTCGCTCTTTAGTTCAAAGTCGTATTGGACACAGGGTAATAAATTAGTAGTCCTTGATTCGCCTCGCTCTTTAACACACCTTCTACAGTTCTAGCAATCTTTGGGTCCCGAGCAAGAAATGCACATCGATTGCTTGCTTTTTGCATACCAAATACGATTCCTCAGCATCCTCTACGTACAAAGCGAATGGTACCGAATTCGAGATCCATTATGGTTCCGGGTCGATGGCCGGCTTCGTTTCCAATGACATAGTCGCCATTGGTGACCTCAGCATTACCAATCAAGATTTTGCTGAGGCAACCCAAGAACCAGGTCTCGCATTTGCATTTGGAAAGTAGGTGATACTCTCTTTTCACCTTCAATAGTTCTGTTGACTTCGTAATCTCAAATCAAGGTTCGATGGCATCCTAGGCCTTGGATACGACACTATCGCCGTCAAACACATGACACCACCCTTTTACAACATGATCAACAAGGGACTACTTGATAAACCTGTCTTTTCCTTCCGCCTCGGCGTATCAGAGGCAGACGGGGGTGAAGCGATTTTCGGTGGTATCGATAAATCTGCCTACAAAGGCGATCTCACATATATACCTGTCCGTCGCAAGGCGTACTGGGAAGTTGAACTGGAGAAGGTTGCATTTGGCGAAGATGAACTGGAGTTGGAGAACACTGGTGCTGCTATTGATACCGGTGAGATTGTTGATAAAAATCTTATCTTCGTCCGTTGACGATTGTTCGTTGTAACCAAGGAACCTCCCTCATCGCTCTCCCCACTGATATGGCAGAAATGCTTAATGCCCAGATTGGTGCAAAGAAGAGCTGGAATGGACAATACACGGTCGATTGCAACAGGGTCGCCTCCCTTCCTGCACTGACACTCACTTTCGGTGGCAAGCCTTTCCCCCTCAAAGGCACCGATTATATACTTGAAGTACAGGGAACTTGCATCTCCTCCTTCACTGGCTTAGATATGCCTGGGTCTCCATTGTGGATCATTGGTCAGTCAGGTTCTTAGTTAAAACACTCACAACATtgaattttctttcttaggCGACGTCTTCCTTCGACGTTATTACACTGTGTACGACCTTGGAAGAAATGCTGTTGGTTTTGCCGAAGCTGCTTAAGACTTGGAATATTTCTTCAGCTCTATGTAGATTACATTGTTTCGCGTTTAGTTAGTTCTTTGTCATTGCAATCGTGACGATGAAAGTTGAAAATGGCAGAAAGGACATTAAACAGTGTTTACATTAATGCCCCATCAATATCTTACTCCGACGATCCCAATGACCTGAGAAGATGTCCTCTATGTACTCATATCCTATCAACCGCGGCATACCTTCATGGTTTACCACCTTGCAACACCATAAACAAGTACTGTCTGGTATCTTTCGAAGCAACATCCTCGACCGGGTGAACGTTTTAGGAGACAATCGCGAGCTCGGACATACAGGGTTTGGATTATTTCGACACGCTCGACATTCTAACGAAACGGTTCCCTTATGTAGTTGTGTCAATGCCTTGCACTGGGCTCAAAATGGGGAGCTGCTCTTGAGTGCAGGCGATGATAGAACGTTAGTTTTGGTTGTGGTATTATTATTCAAACTTTTGACTCACTTTATCTACACCAGGGTACAAGTTTGGCGGATGGACTCAATCACTGCCCAAGAATTCCCTGCTACGTGCAATGATTATCCTTTCGTGTGTCGGACTATCATTAATACAGGGCATCGAGCGAATATATTCAACGCACATATGCTTCCATACTCGTCTAGAATGTGAGTCGAACTTTCTGACTTTTGTTGTCTGAGAGTTGAAAGTATTTGCTTAGAGTAACCGTTGCAGGCGATAATCAAGTTCGTGTATTCGACGTGGGGCATGACCATGGC encodes the following:
- a CDS encoding uncharacterized protein (MEROPS:MER0000941) translates to MKLSAVFLALIPFVFADVHKIKLEKVPPSLPNPDLEVLHLANKYESSSQTPLMGAGGQGRRFRQGDLYWTQEMAKGGHNVPLSNYMNAQYFSEISIGTPPQSFKVVLDTGSSNLWVPSKKCTSIACFLHTKYDSSASSTYKANGTEFEIHYGSGSMAGFVSNDIVAIGDLSITNQDFAEATQEPGLAFAFGKFDGILGLGYDTIAVKHMTPPFYNMINKGLLDKPVFSFRLGVSEADGGEAIFGGIDKSAYKGDLTYIPVRRKAYWEVELEKVAFGEDELELENTGAAIDTGTSLIALPTDMAEMLNAQIGAKKSWNGQYTVDCNRVASLPALTLTFGGKPFPLKGTDYILEVQGTCISSFTGLDMPGSPLWIIGDVFLRRYYTVYDLGRNAVGFAEAA